The Candidatus Glassbacteria bacterium genomic interval TTGCCGCCCATGTCCAGCAGCTTGAAATAGTCCGGGCTGACCTCGTTGTAATAGCTGTCTCCCTCGTCGCCGCCCTTGACCGTGTAGCTGTGTTTCACTCCGCGGTACTGGTCGTCGTGGATCACCAGCGCCCCGTCGCTCTCGCCCCGGCAGAACATGGCCATTCCCTGGCTGTTGCCGCCCGGAGCCACGTTGGGGTAGCCCATCCCGTTGAGGGCGGCCAGCACCGCGCCGTTGTCCCACACCACCCGGCCGTCGGTCCACAGGTAGCCCATCTTGCCGTTCGGGTACGGCTCCTCCACCCCGTAAACACTTACCTCAACCGGCATGTGCCCGGTGATAAACGCGATCGTGTCCACGTAGTGGCAGCCGATATAGGTGAACATGTCGCTGTTCTCGGTGGTGCACCAGTTCTGGAAGTTGGAGTTGCGGTAGTACCACGGTTCGATCAGCGAGGCGTAGCCCAGGCGGAACTCGCCCAGCTCACCGTTGCGGTATTTGGCGCGGGCGATCAGGTTGCGGTCGTCGAAACGCTTATGGTACTCCACCCCGACAAACAGTCCCTTTTCCAGAGCCAGTTTCTCCAGTTCCACAGCTTCAGTGTATTTCAGCACCAGCGGCTTGACCGACAGCACGTGGTGGCCGCAGTTCAGCGCCTCCTTGACCATCGGGTAGTGCAACTGGTCAGGCACGGCTATAACCGCGATACTGTGCTCGGGCGCATCGGCCAGCACCTGCTTGAACAGGTCGGGGAACTTCTCCTCGGGTCCGACCCTGGTGAAATCGGGATACGGCGTAAAAGTCTGTCCCGGGAAACTTGTTTGCAGGGTCTGGTTATCGGCGATCTTCTTCAACGGAGGGCCGTCGAGCGCGATAATCGAGATTTCGCCGATCAGCCCCGTATTCTGCAGGTGGTAGAGCGAGGGCAGGATCTGGATCTCGGTGATCATCCCGCCGCCGACCAGCAATGCCTGCGGCTTCTCGTAAGTCGTGCTCATTATCCTGAATCCCCGTATCTGAGTTTGAGTTTTCTTGATTGTTGGCCGTTGTGAGGCGGCAGGGGACAAGTTTAAGCATTTTCGCCGCTCAAATCAAGGCCGCCGGCTGGGGAAGGCGGGAAATACCGTGAATCCTCGCACCAAAATAACGAGGCGGCTGTTGTCATCCGGCGCGCGGGGTGATATAGTTATGCGGCTAACCGAACTTAACCGCTTCCCGGGGAGAGCCCTGATGAGATTTTTTTCCGCTGCCCTACTGCCGCTGGGCATGCTGCTGGCCGTCCAGTTATCGTTAACCGCCGCGCCTCCCGATCTGGACGCGCTGGCGCAAAAGCACACCGGCGAATTGCTGGAAATGTACAAGCATTTCCATGCCAATCCGGAACTGAGCTTTTTCGAGAAGGAAACCAGCACCCGCCTGGCCGGAGAGCTTGGCAAAGCCGGATATGAAGTCACCCACCCGGTCGGCAAATATCCCGGTCATCTCGACTACACCTGCTGGGGAGTGGTCGGAATCCTGCGTAACGGCCCCGGACCGACTGTACTGGTGCGCGGGGACATGGACGGCCTGCCGATAGTGGAGAACACGGGCCTCCCGTACGCCAGCAGGGTGCGGATGGCCGATATCAGCGGTGAGGAGGTCGGGGTGATGCATGCCTGCGGCCACGATGTCCACACAACAGTGCTGATCGGCACGGCCAGGATGCTGGCCGAGTTGAAAAGCGAGTGGAGCGGAACGGTGGTGATTGTCGGGCAGACCGCCGAGGAACGCGGCAGCGGGGCGCGGGCTCTGCTGGCCGACGGGCTCTATGAGCGCTGGCCCGTGCCCGATTACGCAGTTGCCGAGCACACCGACCCCTCGCTTGAGGCCGGACAGGTGGGATACTGCCCGGGCTGGGCGATGGCGAATGTGGACATGATGGATATCACGATCCGGGGAGTGGGGGCGCACGGCGCAAGGCCGCACCAGGGTGTGGACCCGATAGTACTCTCAGCCCAGGTGATCAATGCCCTGCAGACCGTGATCAGCCGCAATATCAACCCGGTCGAAACGGGCGTGGTCACGGTCGGCTCGATCCACGGCGGCAGCAAGCATAATATCATCCCCGCCGAGGTGAAGCTCCAGCTGACTATCCGCTCGTACAAGGAAGAGGTCCGTCAGAAGATCTTGGAATCGATCGAGCGGATCACCATTCACACCGCCCGCGCGGCCGGAGTACCCGAGGACCGCCTGCCGATTATCGAGGGGGGAGTCGAGTTTACCCCGGCTCTCTACAACGACCCCGAGCTGGTGGTGAACACTGTCCAGGCGCTTAAAGCCAGACTTGGTGAAGACAACGTTATCCAGATTTTGCCCACCACCGGCGGCGAGGATTTCTCCGAGTTCGGCCGCACGGACCACGACGTGCCGATCTTCATGATGCGCCTGGGCACCGCCGAACCCGGCAGCGATCCGGTGTCGCGTCCCGGACTGCACTCGCCCCTGTTTTGCCCGGTGCCCGAACCGACACTAAGGACCGGCATGGTCGCGATGACCACGGCGGTGCTGAACCTGCTGGGCAAGTGAACCGGGCAAGGAGCGCTCGATGAAACTGACCGTACTGGGTTCCGGAACCCTGGTGCCCCATGCGGAACGGGGATCGCCCGGATTCGCGGTCAGCGGCGATGGATCACCGGAGGTGCTGCTGTTCGACGGTGGCTCGGGGACGCTCCAGCGCGCGGTCCGTGCGGGGATCGACTGGCGCGCTGCCAGCCGCCTGTTCTATACCCACTACCATCCCGACCACACCCTGGACCTGGTATCGTTCCTGTTCGCCGCCAACTACGCGCCGCCCGAGCCGAGAACCAGCTCCCTGACCGTTTTCGGTCCGGCCGGTCTGCAAAATTTCTACCACCGCGTTCAGGCCGCCTGGCCGTCGGTAACGCCGACAAACTACGAACTGGCTCTGCGGGAGCTGAACCCCGGTGATAATGTCGAAATCGAGGGAAACTGGTGCGTAAGCTGCGCGGCGATGGACCACGGCGAGTCCGGAGGGCTGGGATACAGGGTGGAACGCGAAGGGCGGGCGCTGGTGCTGAGCGGAGATACCCAGTACTGTCCGGAGCTTGTGCGGCTGGCCGCGGACGCCGATCTGCTGGTCTGCGAGTGCAGCGCCGATGACGCCGGCCGGGTGGATGGCCACATGACACCGTCCCAGGTGGCGCGGGTGGCCGCTGAATCCGGAGTGAAAAAAATCCTGATCAACCATGTTTATTCACCGTTGGCCCCCGAGATTTTGGCGGCAGAATGTGCGAAAATATCCGGGGCGCGGGTCGAGCATGCGGTCGATCTGCGGAGCTACGAGGTCTGAACCGGGAGGGAGGCAGAAAGATGGAATGCCGCGCCGGAGTGAGTTTGCTCTCAGGGCTGCAGCTGGTATTGATATCCTTGTTTGCGCCGGCTTTTGCGAATTGCGCCGGTGACAAGGCCCTGCCCGATGCCGGGNNNNNNNNNNTAGTTGAGCAAAGCGTGGCGCAGAGGTTCCCTCATTACGCGGACCGGGCAGTGCGGGTTGATCGGGGGAAGATGGATATCGACGACGGCGACACGTTCGAGACCGGCGGGTTGGTGATCCGCATCCTGGGGCTGGACACTCCGGAAATCAAGCACCCGGAGCACGGTTTCTACCAGGATCAGCCCTTCGGCCGCGAGGCGACGATCAAGGCGGTGGCGCTGTTCGACTCGGCGGCAGTTATCGAGTATCTTCCCCACCAGTCCGATCGCTACGGCCGGATGCTGGCCCACGTGTTCGTGGACGGGGAGTTGTTTCCGGTGAAGATGATCGAGGCGGGGCTGGCCTACGAAACAGTCAGTTTTTACGGGGACAACGGTTTCCCGGACCTGGCCGCATTGATTAGCGAGGCGGCGCTCAGAGCGGGTGATCCGCCGTTTCAGAATCCCAACGAGTGGCGAAAGGGAAACAGAAACGGACCACGTAAGTCTCTGGTCCGCATAATCAAAGACATGCTCAAATGGTTTGATTAACAGC includes:
- a CDS encoding Gfo/Idh/MocA family oxidoreductase — translated: MSTTYEKPQALLVGGGMITEIQILPSLYHLQNTGLIGEISIIALDGPPLKKIADNQTLQTSFPGQTFTPYPDFTRVGPEEKFPDLFKQVLADAPEHSIAVIAVPDQLHYPMVKEALNCGHHVLSVKPLVLKYTEAVELEKLALEKGLFVGVEYHKRFDDRNLIARAKYRNGELGEFRLGYASLIEPWYYRNSNFQNWCTTENSDMFTYIGCHYVDTIAFITGHMPVEVSVYGVEEPYPNGKMGYLWTDGRVVWDNGAVLAALNGMGYPNVAPGGNSQGMAMFCRGESDGALVIHDDQYRGVKHSYTVKGGDEGDSYYNEVSPDYFKLLDMGGKAMTPVGYGHRSVENIIKASIRVEAAAEGKTGEEALKARRDMIRAIDEEGVIATPANSSYNELVIEAGRMSITSKGRPVVIEYGDNPHVHFRD
- a CDS encoding amidohydrolase, coding for MRFFSAALLPLGMLLAVQLSLTAAPPDLDALAQKHTGELLEMYKHFHANPELSFFEKETSTRLAGELGKAGYEVTHPVGKYPGHLDYTCWGVVGILRNGPGPTVLVRGDMDGLPIVENTGLPYASRVRMADISGEEVGVMHACGHDVHTTVLIGTARMLAELKSEWSGTVVIVGQTAEERGSGARALLADGLYERWPVPDYAVAEHTDPSLEAGQVGYCPGWAMANVDMMDITIRGVGAHGARPHQGVDPIVLSAQVINALQTVISRNINPVETGVVTVGSIHGGSKHNIIPAEVKLQLTIRSYKEEVRQKILESIERITIHTARAAGVPEDRLPIIEGGVEFTPALYNDPELVVNTVQALKARLGEDNVIQILPTTGGEDFSEFGRTDHDVPIFMMRLGTAEPGSDPVSRPGLHSPLFCPVPEPTLRTGMVAMTTAVLNLLGK
- a CDS encoding thermonuclease family protein, producing MRVDRGKMDIDDGDTFETGGLVIRILGLDTPEIKHPEHGFYQDQPFGREATIKAVALFDSAAVIEYLPHQSDRYGRMLAHVFVDGELFPVKMIEAGLAYETVSFYGDNGFPDLAALISEAALRAGDPPFQNPNEWRKGNRNGPRKSLVRIIKDMLKWFD
- a CDS encoding MBL fold metallo-hydrolase, with translation MKLTVLGSGTLVPHAERGSPGFAVSGDGSPEVLLFDGGSGTLQRAVRAGIDWRAASRLFYTHYHPDHTLDLVSFLFAANYAPPEPRTSSLTVFGPAGLQNFYHRVQAAWPSVTPTNYELALRELNPGDNVEIEGNWCVSCAAMDHGESGGLGYRVEREGRALVLSGDTQYCPELVRLAADADLLVCECSADDAGRVDGHMTPSQVARVAAESGVKKILINHVYSPLAPEILAAECAKISGARVEHAVDLRSYEV